In one window of Macadamia integrifolia cultivar HAES 741 chromosome 2, SCU_Mint_v3, whole genome shotgun sequence DNA:
- the LOC122091700 gene encoding ubiquitin carboxyl-terminal hydrolase 2-like yields MGKKAKKKTRATQKEKPVSSASPKTIPPNLNPTDEIGSAGVVVSERKTCTHLTKGVDLIKISSKIGSVESVRCEDCREDAVDRRSGKGRSKAGKKKGTGHLNAKSNSKSIWVCLDCGHFACGGIGLPTTPQSHAARHARQYRHPCVIQFDNPQLRWCFPCNLQIPVERLEDNGEQKDILWDVVKLIKGQSSVGASLDNEDVSVGGSSAGNSMVLDNTGSGILDGGHRVKGLVNLGNTCFFNSVMQNLFAIGMLRDYFMKIDCSAGPLTMALKKLFSEISLEVDSGSVINPKSFFGCICAKAPQFRGYQEQDSHELLRCLLDGLYTEQLGMRKLRNSFGEDGRTSDCGPTFVDAIFGGQLSSSVCCMECGHSSVVYEPFLDLSLPVPTKKSPPKRTPTVSRLRKPKLHPKKGGRTRSKESAKSSPILPKHEPDPDPDPSERNGSSLFPSSVPVVKQSVAPVDDSSWMDYLESVPVPKKSVASVDDSPWLDYIDTGNASEFLVSVPQNQDISDAQDSGDKKVCKGVAEQITSPSDGVLWLGNAQPVEVSAKCHLVPQNYDTSAIQDSENKQDIENGMLQDSSELLSQGCSPNRESKLDFYSSRGNSCEDELPLQVQSSEVLLLPYKEETSTAEEIMRKESEASTSLASCKPDVLDFDGFGDLFNEPEMIPDPNAKSWSGDMSIEFQANEMTETSFVAGNSCDTDPCEVDNTDAPVSIDSCLAYFTKPELLPDKLAWHCENCSKILQGQKMEGKGGLKKTTPRTRINGVQVRSGNAQSSFNKDSRFLPECTHLSNGKLENFTVSTITAESLPRDSEKLDDSNHNCTKLENCRKGEETDSELVYPISNCLDCLKTLQGDKLLGLSNHTTQEQTETSDHHDSSIQTSDLCNLVNCNCIQCKTVQAQPKVFQPSARLCDSDENEDGAVDSKSVKVMRDATKRILINRVPPILTIHLKRFSQDSRGRLSKLSGHVSFEETIDLRPYMDPRSGEERHKCGYHLLGVVVHSGTMQGGHYIAYVRGNKRRERTEHFSGESTWYYTSDSYVREVSLAEVLRSEAYILFYEKI; encoded by the coding sequence ATGGGGAAAAAGGCTAAAAAGAAGACACGAGCAACTCAGAAGGAGAAGCCTGTTTCCTCTGCTTCTCCTAAAACCATTCCCCCAAACTTGAATCCAACGGATGAGATTGGAAGTGCTGGAGTAGTTGTTAGTGAGAGAAAGACATGTACCCATCTCACTAAGGGTGTTGATTTGATTAAAATCTCTTCAAAAATTGGTTCAGTGGAATCTGTTAGGTGCGAAGATTGTAGGGAAGATGCGGTTGATCGGAGGTCAGGTAAGGGAAGGAGTAAAgctgggaagaagaaaggaacaGGTCATTTGAATGCAAAGTCAAATTCAAAATCCATTTGGGTCTGCTTGGATTGTGGGCATTTTGCTTGTGGAGGGATTGGATTGCCAACAACACCCCAAAGTCATGCTGCTAGGCACGCCAGACAATATCGTCATCCCTGCGTTATTCAATTTGACAATCCTCAACTCCGCTGGTGCTTCCCATGTAATTTACAAATTCCAGTAGAAAGATTAGAAGACAATGGTGAGCAGAAAGATATCTTATGGGATGTTGTGAAATTGATCAAGGGTCAATCCTCTGTAGGGGCTTCACTTGATAATGAAGATGTTTCGGTTGGTGGTAGTAGTGCTGGGAACAGCATGGTTTTAGACAACACTGGATCAGGAATTTTAGATGGTGGTCATAGAGTAAAGGGCTTGGTTAACCTTGGAAATACTTGCTTCTTCAATTCAGTAATGCAGAATCTTTTTGCCATTGGTATGTTGCGGGATTACTTCATGAAGATAGACTGTTCTGCTGGGCCCCTGACTATGGCTTTAAAGAAGCTTTTCAGTGAAATAAGTCTGGAAGTGGATTCAGGGAGTGTGATAAATCCAAAATCCTTCTTTGGGTGCATCTGTGCTAAAGCTCCCCAATTTAGGGGATACCAGGAACAGGACAGCCATGAATTGCTCCGGTGCTTGCTTGATGGGTTGTATACTGAGCAGTTGGGAATGAGAAAATTACGGAATTCTTTTGGGGAAGATGGAAGAACTTCGGATTGTGGTCCCACTTTTGTAGATGCAATATTTGGGGGCCAACTCTCAAGTTCTGTTTGCTGCATGGAGTGTGGGCACTCATCGGTTGTTTATGAGCCCTTTTTGGATCTCTCACTGCCAGTGCCAACTAAAAAATCTCCACCTAAGAGGACCCCAACAGTCTCAAGACTCAGAAAACCAAAGTTGCATCCTAAGAAAGGTGGGAGAACTCGTTCAAAGGAGAGTGCTAAGTCCTCCCCCATATTGCCAAAGCATGAGCCTGATCCTGATCCTGATCCATCAGAAAGGAATGGTTCTTCTCTTTTCCCATCTAGCGTACCTGTTGTCAAACAATCGGTGGCTCCAGTTGATGATTCTTCTTGGATGGATTACCTTGAAAGTGTACCTGTTCCCAAAAAATCAGTGGCATCAGTTGATGATTCTCCTTGGTTGGATTATATTGACACAGGTAATGCATCGGAGTTCCTAGTTTCAGTTCCTCAGAATCAGGATATCTCAGATGCTCAAGATTCTGGAGACAAGAAGGTCTGCAAAGGTGTTGCGGAGCAGATTACGAGCCCCTCAGATGGTGTTTTATGGCTAGGTAATGCACAACCAGTTGAAGTTTCTGCCAAGTGCCATTTAGTTCCACAAAACTATGATACCTCAGCTATTCAAGATTCTGAAAACAAGCAAGATATCGAGAATGGCATGTTACAGGATAGTTCGGAATTGCTGAGTCAGGGTTGCTCTCCTAATAGGGAATCAAAGTTGGACTTCTATTCTTCTCGGGGTAATTCTTGTGAAGATGAGCTCCCTTTACAGGTTCAAAGTTCAGAAGTTCTGTTGCTTCCCTATAAAGAGGAAACCTCAACTGCCGAAGAGATCATGAGAAAAGAAAGTGAGGCCTCCACATCTCTTGCTAGCTGCAAGCCAGACGTGTTAGACTTTGATGGCTTCGGGGACTTATTTAATGAGCCTGAGATGATTCCTGATCCCAATGCAAAATCCTGGTCAGGTGACATGAGCATTGAGTTCCAAGCAAATGAAATGACAGAAACAAGTTTTGTAGCAGGAAACAGCTGTGACACTGATCCGTGTGAAGTTGATAATACAGATGCGCCAGTCTCTATAGATAGTTGTTTGGCATATTTTACAAAGCCTGAACTTCTTCCTGACAAGCTTGCCTGGCATTGTGAAAATTGTTCTAAGATTTTGCAAGGCCAAAAGATGGAAGGTAAGGGGGGTCTGAAGAAAACAACACCAAGGACTAGAATAAATGGAGTTCAGGTAAGAAGTGGAAATGCCCAATCAAGTTTCAACAAGGATTCTCGTTTTCTCCCTGAATGCACTCATCTGAGCAATGGGAAGCTTGAAAATTTTACTGTTTCCACAATTACTGCTGAAAGCTTACCTCGAGATAGTGAGAAACTTGATGATTCAAACCATAATTGCACCAAGCTTGAAAACTGTCGAAAGGGAGAGGAGACAGATTCAGAGTTGGTATATCCCATCTCCAATTGTCTAGATTGCTTGAAAACTTTGCAAGGGGACAAATTACTTGGGTTGTCGAACCATACAACTCAGGAGCAAACAGAAACTTCAGATCACCATGATTCTAGCATTCAAACCAGTGATTTGTGTAATTTGGTTAATTGTAACTGTATCCAGTGCAAAACTGTTCAAGCGCAGCCTAAGGTTTTCCAGCCTTCGGCCAGATTATGTGACTCAGATGAGAATGAGGATGGGGCAGTGGACTCAAAAAGTGTGAAGGTAATGAGAGATGCAACTAAGAGGATTCTTATCAATAGGGTCCCACCTATCCTGACCATTCATCTTAAGAGATTTAGTCAAGATTCCCGTGGGCGCTTAAGCAAACTGAGTGGTCATGTCAGTTTCGAAGAAACAATTGATCTTCGGCCTTATATGGATCCCAG